One window of the Mycobacterium xenopi genome contains the following:
- a CDS encoding nickel-dependent hydrogenase large subunit: MTAVDSSTKLDLFVSPLGRVEGDLDVRVTVEDGVVTSAWTEAAMFRGFEIILQGKDPQAGLVVTPRICGICGGSHLYKSAYALDTAWRTHVPPNATLVRNICQAAETLQSIPRYFYALFAIDLTNKNYAKSPLYAEAVRRFAPYVGTSYQPGVVLSGKPVEVYAIFGGQWPHSSFMVPGGVMCAPTLADVTRSFSIFEHWKDEWLEKQWLGCSVDRWLANKSWDDVLAWVDENEAQHNSDCGFFIRYCLDVGLDKYGQGVGNYLATGTYFEPSLYEHPTIDGRNAALIGRSGIFVGGKWYEFDHARVREDVTHSFYEGTGPLHPFEGETIPVDPEEGRKRGKYSWAKAPRYDVPNLGHIPLEAGPLARRMAAGGPNAAPHQDDDPLFVDMYNKIGPSVFVRQLARMHEAPKYYTWVKDWLSRLDLKESFYTKPIEHAEGMGFGATEAARGALADWIVIEDSKIKNYQVITPTAWNIGPRDGTEVLGPIEQAMVGSPIVDPEDPVELGHVARSFDSCLVCTVHAYDAKTGRELSQFKINGMV, encoded by the coding sequence ATGACCGCGGTGGACTCAAGCACCAAACTGGATCTGTTCGTCAGCCCACTCGGGCGCGTCGAGGGCGACCTCGACGTACGCGTGACCGTCGAGGACGGGGTCGTGACCTCGGCATGGACCGAGGCCGCGATGTTCCGCGGGTTCGAAATCATCCTGCAAGGCAAGGATCCGCAGGCCGGACTGGTGGTCACCCCGCGGATCTGCGGCATCTGCGGCGGCAGCCACCTCTACAAGTCGGCCTACGCCCTCGACACCGCGTGGCGCACCCACGTCCCACCCAACGCGACCTTGGTGCGCAACATCTGTCAGGCCGCCGAGACGCTGCAGTCGATCCCGCGCTACTTCTACGCGCTGTTCGCCATCGACCTCACCAACAAGAACTATGCGAAATCGCCGCTCTACGCCGAAGCGGTGCGCCGCTTCGCGCCCTACGTCGGCACCAGCTACCAGCCCGGTGTGGTGCTGTCGGGGAAACCCGTCGAGGTGTACGCGATCTTCGGCGGGCAGTGGCCGCACTCCAGCTTCATGGTGCCCGGCGGGGTGATGTGCGCGCCGACTCTTGCGGATGTGACGCGCTCGTTCTCGATCTTTGAGCACTGGAAAGACGAATGGCTGGAAAAGCAGTGGCTGGGCTGCTCGGTGGACCGCTGGCTGGCCAACAAGAGCTGGGACGACGTGCTGGCCTGGGTCGACGAGAACGAGGCCCAGCACAACAGCGACTGCGGGTTTTTCATCCGCTACTGCCTTGACGTCGGACTCGACAAATATGGTCAGGGTGTGGGCAACTACCTGGCCACCGGCACGTACTTCGAGCCGTCGCTGTATGAGCACCCCACCATCGACGGCCGCAACGCCGCGCTGATCGGGCGCTCCGGGATCTTCGTCGGCGGCAAATGGTACGAGTTCGACCACGCCCGGGTGCGTGAGGATGTCACCCACTCCTTCTACGAGGGCACCGGGCCGCTGCACCCGTTCGAGGGTGAGACCATTCCGGTCGACCCCGAAGAGGGCCGCAAGCGCGGTAAGTATAGCTGGGCCAAGGCACCGCGCTACGACGTGCCAAACCTGGGCCACATCCCGCTTGAGGCTGGCCCGCTGGCGCGGCGAATGGCGGCCGGCGGCCCCAATGCCGCCCCGCACCAAGACGACGACCCGCTGTTCGTCGACATGTACAACAAGATCGGCCCGAGTGTTTTCGTCCGGCAATTGGCCCGCATGCACGAGGCGCCCAAATACTACACATGGGTGAAAGACTGGCTGTCTCGGCTCGACTTGAAGGAAAGCTTCTACACCAAGCCCATCGAGCATGCCGAGGGCATGGGCTTCGGCGCTACCGAGGCCGCCCGCGGCGCGCTTGCGGACTGGATCGTCATCGAGGACAGCAAAATCAAGAACTACCAAGTGATCACGCCCACGGCGTGGAACATCGGCCCGCGCGACGGGACCGAGGTGCTCGGGCCGATCGAACAGGCAATGGTGGGCTCGCCGATTGTCGACCCGGAAGATCCGGTCGAACTCGGGCATGTCGCCCGCAGCTTCGACTCGTGTCTGGTGTGCACGGTACACGCCTACGACGCCAAGACGGGGCGGGAACTATCTCAATTCAAGATCAACGGAATGGTGTGA
- a CDS encoding hydrogenase, with translation MASVLWLQGGACSGNTMSFLNADEPNVVDLIVDFGLEVLWHPSLGLELGDNAQKVFWDCARGERPLDIFVFEGTVIEAPNGTGRMDMFADRPMKDWVTDLCAAAQIVVAIGDCACWGGIPATEPNPSASTGLQFHKRKKGGFLGPDFRSRMGLPVINIPGCPAHPDWITQIIVALATGRAGDITLDELHRPETFFKTFTQTGCTRVQFFEYKQSTLSFGEGTRTGCLFYEFGCRGPMTHSPCNRILWNRQSSKTRAGMPCLGCTEPEFPHFDLAPGTVFKTQKVSGMIPKEVPEGSDHLTYMAHAAAARIAAPQWSKEDMFVV, from the coding sequence ATGGCGTCCGTGCTCTGGCTACAGGGGGGAGCGTGCAGCGGCAACACGATGTCGTTCCTCAACGCCGACGAGCCCAACGTCGTCGACCTGATCGTCGACTTCGGGCTCGAAGTGCTATGGCATCCGTCCCTCGGTCTCGAGTTGGGCGATAATGCCCAAAAAGTCTTCTGGGACTGTGCTCGTGGTGAGCGTCCCTTGGACATCTTCGTGTTCGAGGGCACTGTCATCGAGGCTCCCAACGGAACCGGCCGCATGGACATGTTCGCCGACCGCCCGATGAAGGACTGGGTCACGGACCTGTGCGCTGCTGCGCAGATCGTGGTGGCGATCGGCGATTGCGCTTGCTGGGGAGGGATTCCCGCCACTGAGCCCAACCCCTCCGCGTCCACGGGACTGCAGTTCCACAAACGCAAAAAAGGCGGGTTTCTCGGCCCCGACTTCCGGTCGAGGATGGGCCTTCCGGTGATCAACATTCCGGGTTGTCCCGCGCACCCGGACTGGATCACCCAGATCATCGTCGCGCTGGCCACCGGGCGGGCAGGTGACATTACGCTAGACGAATTACACCGGCCTGAAACGTTTTTCAAGACTTTCACCCAAACCGGCTGCACTCGCGTGCAGTTCTTCGAGTACAAACAATCCACTTTGTCGTTCGGCGAGGGCACTCGGACCGGCTGCCTGTTCTACGAGTTCGGCTGCCGCGGTCCGATGACCCACTCCCCGTGCAACCGGATCCTGTGGAACCGCCAGTCGTCCAAGACACGCGCCGGAATGCCCTGCCTGGGTTGCACCGAACCCGAATTCCCGCACTTCGACCTGGCCCCGGGCACGGTATTCAAGACCCAGAAGGTCAGCGGAATGATCCCGAAGGAAGTCCCGGAGGGCAGTGACCATCTCACCTACATGGCGCACGCCGCAGCCGCACGGATCGCCGCACCGCAATGGTCAAAAGAAGACATGTTCGTCGTCTAG
- a CDS encoding DUF1641 domain-containing protein, giving the protein MTASLVGQSEIDGLTDPSPGDDLLQRLDDPRIASSLSQILDHADLLATIIAGLDGLLRRAEVIADSMVSGIAEIREVAASTNGQRAWPSLDVTGLSDSVARLSAAAVEAAPAVERLLRSPLTDPQTAEVLAQVGEALLEGREAAVADPRGPKGVFAVMRVVKDPDVSRGLGFMIHIARAFGRRLAPEPTKKQRVPKHAAE; this is encoded by the coding sequence GTGACCGCTTCACTTGTAGGACAGTCCGAAATCGACGGTCTGACGGACCCGTCGCCGGGCGATGACCTGCTGCAGCGGCTCGACGACCCGCGAATCGCATCCTCGCTGTCGCAGATCCTCGACCACGCGGATTTGCTTGCGACCATCATTGCTGGCCTCGACGGCCTGTTGCGTCGCGCTGAAGTGATCGCCGACTCAATGGTATCCGGTATCGCGGAGATCCGGGAAGTGGCGGCATCCACCAACGGGCAACGGGCGTGGCCCAGCCTCGACGTGACCGGACTCAGCGACAGCGTAGCGCGACTGTCGGCCGCGGCTGTCGAGGCTGCGCCGGCCGTGGAACGGTTACTGCGTTCACCGTTAACCGACCCCCAAACCGCAGAGGTGCTCGCTCAGGTCGGTGAGGCGCTGCTGGAGGGCAGAGAAGCCGCAGTAGCCGACCCTCGCGGACCTAAGGGCGTTTTTGCGGTCATGCGTGTGGTGAAAGATCCGGACGTGTCACGCGGTCTGGGTTTCATGATTCACATCGCTCGCGCGTTCGGCCGCCGGCTAGCGCCGGAACCGACGAAAAAACAGCGGGTTCCGAAGCACGCTGCGGAATAA
- a CDS encoding AraC family transcriptional regulator encodes MSRLTRLRFIDTRRTGNPVRRKIRSRGVPPALTDHEIFYTENINEASTLIGKVLAPMRIACTANPSGFAATMHGVRLRNVSMLYLDLSVRATLEIPALGRYFGVHMPTNGLARCHHNGHEFEANTVCALVTSPKTALTMHLEDDSPQLLIRIEEQALVDYLTRLRGRRLSRPLVFHPEFDLTSDVAMRWHAAVQLLHTEVYQPGSLVQSGQGISGIEELLMNSLLHVQPSNYHEELVRPARQPGRRVVQRAIEYIDAHLAEPLTMGLIARNVHMSIRSIQQGFRDELGVSPMTYVRDRRLERVHDELADAMPGDGVTVTDVATRWGFHHLGSFAVEYRKRWGVSPSETLRQ; translated from the coding sequence ATGTCTCGGCTGACCAGGCTGCGGTTCATCGACACCCGGCGTACCGGTAACCCCGTGCGCCGGAAAATTCGCTCCCGCGGTGTTCCACCGGCGCTGACCGACCATGAAATCTTCTATACCGAAAACATCAATGAGGCCTCCACGCTGATCGGCAAGGTACTGGCCCCAATGCGAATCGCGTGCACCGCGAACCCATCCGGGTTCGCCGCCACGATGCACGGTGTTCGGCTGCGCAACGTCAGCATGCTGTATCTGGACCTGAGCGTGCGGGCCACTCTGGAAATCCCCGCCTTGGGGCGTTACTTCGGCGTCCACATGCCGACAAACGGGCTCGCGCGGTGCCACCATAACGGCCACGAATTCGAAGCGAACACGGTCTGCGCACTGGTGACCAGTCCGAAAACTGCGCTCACCATGCATCTCGAGGATGACTCCCCGCAGTTGCTGATCCGCATCGAGGAGCAGGCTCTAGTTGATTACCTTACTCGGCTTCGTGGTCGGCGACTGTCCCGTCCGCTGGTCTTCCACCCCGAATTCGACCTCACGAGCGACGTGGCGATGCGCTGGCACGCCGCGGTGCAACTCCTGCACACCGAGGTCTATCAACCCGGGTCACTGGTGCAGTCCGGCCAGGGCATCAGTGGTATCGAAGAGCTGTTGATGAACAGCCTTTTACATGTGCAGCCTTCCAACTACCACGAAGAACTCGTCCGTCCGGCCAGACAACCCGGTCGCCGGGTGGTGCAGAGGGCAATCGAATATATCGACGCTCACCTGGCCGAACCCCTCACAATGGGATTGATTGCCCGCAATGTCCATATGAGTATCCGGTCGATTCAGCAGGGCTTCCGCGACGAGTTGGGGGTGTCGCCGATGACGTACGTCCGCGACCGGCGGCTGGAGCGGGTGCATGACGAGCTTGCCGACGCTATGCCCGGCGATGGGGTGACGGTCACTGACGTGGCCACCCGGTGGGGATTCCATCACCTCGGCAGTTTCGCGGTCGAGTACCGAAAGCGTTGGGGAGTGAGCCCATCGGAAACCTTGCGTCAGTGA
- a CDS encoding hydrogenase maturation nickel metallochaperone HypA, giving the protein MRKRADGRGVRIVNLRIGELRQIVPDTLVYCWSLVTEGSELAATELCIERIPAKIRCNSCGCEQVLTELSLLCPACLDRTVDLVEGDEFLLTSLELTEV; this is encoded by the coding sequence GTGCGGAAGCGCGCTGACGGCCGCGGGGTCCGCATAGTAAATCTGCGAATCGGGGAGCTGCGCCAGATCGTTCCCGACACCTTGGTCTACTGCTGGTCGTTGGTTACCGAAGGATCCGAACTGGCGGCCACAGAGCTGTGTATCGAGCGGATACCGGCCAAAATCCGCTGTAATAGCTGTGGTTGCGAGCAAGTCCTCACCGAGCTGTCACTGCTGTGCCCGGCCTGCCTCGATCGGACCGTCGACCTAGTCGAAGGCGACGAATTCCTGCTTACTTCCCTCGAACTTACGGAGGTGTGA
- the hypB gene encoding hydrogenase nickel incorporation protein HypB → MGRFHRHEDGSVHDHDHDHLEHDHDYLEPTTSADVGDHRGYQTGSERIMVLERIFAENDQTAAANRSDFDDAGVIAVNLMSSPGAGKTAVLQQTLRRLQDTLRIGIIEGDIETSIDADRLEGLGAAITLINTANGFGGECHLDAPMVRSAIPRLPLSALDLVIIENVGNLVCPAEFEVGEHARAMVYSVTEGEEKPLKYPVMFRSADVVLVNKVDLIPHLDFDIRLFNTNLHLVNPGAAVIEMSARTGFGIDAWCEWLLTTWRACRTAAGTT, encoded by the coding sequence GTGGGCCGATTCCACAGACACGAAGACGGTTCTGTACACGACCATGACCATGACCACCTGGAACATGACCATGACTACCTGGAACCCACAACGTCGGCTGACGTCGGTGATCACCGCGGCTACCAAACTGGTTCCGAGCGGATCATGGTGCTCGAGCGGATCTTCGCAGAAAATGATCAGACCGCCGCAGCCAATCGCAGCGACTTCGACGATGCGGGCGTCATCGCGGTCAACCTGATGTCATCCCCGGGCGCCGGGAAAACTGCGGTGCTGCAGCAGACTTTACGTCGGCTGCAGGACACATTGCGCATCGGTATCATCGAGGGTGACATCGAGACAAGCATCGACGCAGACCGCCTCGAGGGTCTTGGTGCGGCCATCACGCTGATCAACACCGCCAACGGATTCGGCGGCGAGTGCCACCTCGATGCCCCGATGGTGCGCTCGGCAATTCCACGGCTGCCGCTTTCCGCCCTGGATCTGGTGATCATCGAAAACGTCGGCAACCTTGTATGCCCCGCCGAATTCGAGGTCGGCGAGCACGCCCGCGCGATGGTGTATTCGGTAACCGAAGGTGAAGAAAAACCCCTGAAATACCCGGTGATGTTCCGCTCAGCCGACGTCGTGCTGGTCAACAAGGTCGATTTGATCCCTCACCTCGATTTCGACATCCGACTTTTCAACACCAACCTGCACTTGGTGAATCCGGGAGCAGCCGTGATCGAAATGAGTGCACGAACCGGATTCGGGATCGACGCCTGGTGCGAGTGGCTGCTGACTACCTGGAGGGCATGCCGTACCGCGGCAGGGACGACTTGA
- a CDS encoding class 1 fructose-bisphosphatase: MQFLIEERRRYPGASGDLNGLILNVALACKAIANRVAAGALGGVLGSAEHTNVQGEVQQKLDVIANEYFLRATEWGGQVAGMVSEELPEPYRLPAEYSKGKYLLVFDPLDGSSNIDVNVSVGSIFSILPAPNPGADAQPEDFLQPGTKQVCAGYAIYGPSTVLVLSVGNGVHAFTLDPKLGEFILTREGIQIPPTTKEFAINASNQRFWEPAVQRYVQECLAGRSGPRRKDFNMRWVASLVAETHRILTRGGVFLYPRDSREPVKPGRLRLLYEANPMAFLIEQAGGAASTGRGRMLDVVPVELHQRAPLVFGAREEVKLIESYHQEDYDAPTSWPLYGTRGLFRTHVG; encoded by the coding sequence GTGCAGTTCTTGATCGAAGAGCGTCGGCGGTATCCGGGCGCCTCCGGGGACCTCAATGGACTGATCCTCAATGTGGCATTGGCCTGCAAGGCGATCGCGAATCGGGTAGCTGCCGGGGCTTTGGGCGGCGTGCTGGGCTCCGCGGAACACACCAACGTTCAGGGTGAGGTGCAGCAGAAGCTGGATGTGATAGCTAACGAATACTTCTTGCGTGCCACCGAGTGGGGCGGTCAGGTGGCGGGAATGGTTTCCGAGGAATTGCCAGAGCCCTACCGCCTTCCGGCAGAGTATTCCAAAGGCAAGTATCTATTGGTATTTGACCCGCTGGACGGTTCATCGAACATCGACGTCAACGTGTCTGTCGGCAGTATCTTTTCGATCCTGCCCGCGCCTAACCCTGGGGCGGATGCCCAGCCCGAGGATTTCCTTCAACCTGGCACAAAGCAGGTCTGTGCCGGCTATGCGATCTACGGCCCGTCGACCGTGCTGGTGCTCTCGGTGGGAAACGGAGTTCACGCATTCACCCTGGACCCGAAACTCGGTGAGTTCATCCTGACTCGAGAGGGTATCCAGATTCCCCCGACGACGAAGGAATTCGCGATCAACGCATCCAATCAGCGATTCTGGGAGCCTGCTGTGCAACGCTACGTGCAGGAATGTCTGGCTGGCCGATCGGGACCGCGGCGCAAGGATTTCAACATGCGTTGGGTCGCTTCGCTGGTGGCGGAGACCCACCGCATCCTTACCCGCGGTGGAGTGTTCCTCTACCCTCGTGACTCCCGCGAGCCCGTCAAGCCAGGAAGACTACGACTGTTGTATGAGGCCAACCCTATGGCATTTTTGATTGAACAGGCTGGGGGAGCCGCGAGCACCGGGCGCGGCCGCATGCTCGACGTCGTGCCCGTGGAGTTGCACCAGCGCGCCCCACTGGTCTTCGGTGCGCGCGAAGAGGTCAAGCTTATCGAGAGTTATCACCAAGAGGATTACGACGCGCCGACGTCTTGGCCGCTCTACGGAACCCGCGGCCTTTTCCGTACCCACGTTGGTTGA
- a CDS encoding phosphoribulokinase, translated as MSRQHPIVSVTGSSGAGTTSVMRTFEQIFRREGINVVYVEGDSFHRYDRAEMKTAIADAHARGDHTFSHFGPEANLFEELEKLFRTYGESGTGQIRKYLHDEEEAKPYRQQPGTFTPWEDLAPDSDMLFYEGLHGAVVTEAVDVARHADLRIGVVPVINLEWIQKLHRDRVVRGYTSEAVADTILRRMPDYVNYICPQFSRTDVNFQRVPVVDTSNPFIARTIPTADESMLVIRFRDPHGIDFPLFVVNASRFVHVAAQHDRVSGGARWIWRCS; from the coding sequence ATGTCTCGCCAGCACCCGATTGTCTCGGTCACCGGCTCCTCCGGTGCCGGTACCACCTCGGTCATGCGCACCTTCGAGCAGATCTTCCGCCGCGAAGGGATCAACGTTGTCTATGTCGAGGGCGACAGCTTCCACCGCTACGACCGCGCCGAGATGAAAACTGCCATCGCGGATGCCCACGCCCGGGGTGATCATACTTTCAGTCACTTCGGGCCTGAGGCTAACCTCTTCGAGGAACTCGAAAAGCTCTTCCGGACGTACGGTGAAAGCGGGACAGGTCAGATCCGCAAGTACCTGCACGACGAGGAGGAGGCCAAACCATATCGCCAGCAGCCCGGCACATTCACACCATGGGAGGATCTGGCGCCGGATTCCGACATGCTGTTCTACGAAGGCTTACACGGCGCCGTCGTTACCGAGGCAGTCGATGTTGCGCGCCACGCGGACCTGCGTATCGGTGTCGTCCCGGTGATTAATCTAGAATGGATTCAGAAGCTACACCGCGACAGGGTGGTCCGTGGATACACATCTGAGGCCGTTGCCGATACTATTTTGCGTCGGATGCCGGACTACGTGAATTACATCTGCCCGCAGTTCTCTCGTACTGATGTCAACTTCCAGCGTGTCCCCGTAGTCGACACCTCAAACCCGTTCATTGCCAGAACAATTCCTACTGCCGATGAGTCGATGCTGGTCATCAGATTTCGCGATCCGCACGGTATCGATTTCCCCCTATTTGTTGTCAATGCTTCACGATTCGTTCATGTCGCGGCCCAACACGATCGTGTGTCCGGGGGGGCAAGATGGATTTGGCGATGCAGCTAA
- a CDS encoding HAD-IIA family hydrolase, which yields MIADRVCLVDGHDCLLLDLDGTVFRGSLPTPGAVETLATVGARTLFLTNNASRSAEEVAKHLCGLGLAVHPGDVVTSAQSAARAISARLPGGSKVLVVGTEALAAETARVGLQPVRSYSDAPVAVLQGHSPHTGWADLAEATLAIRGGALWVATNADVTLPSDRGLVPGNGSMVAALRAATGVEPEVVGKPAAAMIRDALATGTFHSPLVVGDRLDTDIAGANAAGLPSVVVLTGVSTTADLLFASDQQRPTYLAEDLRGLFLPAVSMRIGPQSGWHVQTGDDAVTVTSTGGSESLSAVRAALDAAWRNGVFRVRAGDKQARDALRQWGLV from the coding sequence ATGATTGCAGACCGGGTTTGTCTTGTCGATGGGCACGACTGCCTGCTGCTCGATCTCGACGGAACGGTGTTTCGTGGGTCCTTACCGACTCCCGGCGCGGTCGAAACGCTTGCCACGGTTGGTGCTCGCACGCTTTTCTTGACCAATAATGCATCGCGAAGCGCCGAAGAGGTGGCAAAGCACCTATGTGGATTGGGACTTGCTGTCCATCCAGGCGATGTCGTTACCAGCGCCCAGAGCGCCGCGCGCGCCATCAGCGCCCGCCTGCCAGGTGGTTCGAAGGTACTGGTAGTCGGCACCGAGGCCTTGGCCGCCGAGACCGCTCGCGTAGGCCTGCAGCCGGTACGGTCGTATAGCGACGCGCCGGTGGCGGTTTTACAAGGCCATTCTCCTCACACCGGCTGGGCCGATCTCGCCGAGGCCACACTGGCAATTCGTGGCGGTGCATTGTGGGTCGCAACCAATGCCGACGTGACACTGCCGTCCGATCGAGGATTGGTGCCCGGCAACGGTTCTATGGTCGCGGCTTTGCGGGCAGCGACCGGTGTAGAACCGGAAGTCGTCGGCAAGCCGGCCGCAGCGATGATTCGAGATGCATTGGCGACCGGTACTTTTCATTCACCGCTGGTGGTAGGCGACCGTCTCGACACGGATATCGCCGGCGCCAACGCCGCCGGTTTACCCAGCGTAGTCGTGCTCACCGGCGTGAGCACGACCGCCGATCTGCTTTTTGCCTCGGATCAGCAGCGCCCGACGTACCTAGCCGAAGACCTCCGTGGCCTTTTCCTACCTGCGGTAAGTATGCGGATTGGTCCGCAGTCCGGCTGGCACGTCCAGACCGGCGACGATGCCGTGACGGTGACCTCGACTGGTGGCAGCGAGTCGCTGTCCGCGGTGCGTGCCGCGCTTGATGCGGCCTGGCGCAATGGCGTATTTCGGGTGCGTGCTGGTGATAAGCAGGCACGAGACGCACTGCGGCAGTGGGGCCTTGTTTGA
- a CDS encoding alpha/beta fold hydrolase, with product MTELTVQTPNESVCHVFTIDGYRVPVRVGGRENGRYVVMFEDNRHDDGAYDEVRERLHRLHIALICTVVVGADPRLTTKSVVRILDRLGVTGAVLVGDGLCAELSWKLAAHHPERFRGLVVVDAGHPRVPDTTGVVRDADCPHVDVDTTVLVSTPVARSVAQASRRYVHGDFRLTEMAGWRGSKHFAAQLATEVVLRSYSW from the coding sequence ATGACCGAGCTCACGGTGCAGACACCAAACGAATCGGTGTGCCATGTCTTCACAATCGACGGATACCGAGTGCCGGTCCGCGTGGGAGGTCGCGAAAACGGGCGTTATGTCGTCATGTTCGAAGACAATCGACACGACGACGGTGCCTACGATGAGGTACGCGAGCGACTCCATCGTCTACACATCGCTTTAATCTGCACCGTCGTCGTCGGAGCCGATCCGCGGCTGACCACCAAGTCGGTTGTTCGTATCCTGGATCGCCTCGGGGTCACTGGCGCCGTGCTGGTCGGAGACGGGCTGTGCGCCGAATTGAGTTGGAAACTCGCTGCACATCATCCCGAACGTTTCAGGGGGCTGGTGGTGGTCGACGCCGGACACCCGCGAGTCCCCGACACGACCGGCGTTGTCCGCGACGCGGACTGCCCGCACGTCGACGTCGACACCACTGTGCTCGTGAGCACCCCGGTGGCCCGGTCAGTTGCTCAAGCGAGCAGGCGGTACGTGCATGGTGACTTCCGACTGACCGAGATGGCGGGATGGCGAGGATCAAAGCACTTCGCAGCACAACTGGCGACTGAGGTGGTGCTGCGGTCATACTCCTGGTGA
- a CDS encoding ribulose bisphosphate carboxylase small subunit — MRITQGTFSYLPDFTDEEITAQINYALDNGWPLSVEFTDDPHPRNTYWEMWGLPMFDLKDPAGVLMEVNQCRAAYPNHYVRLNAYDASLGRMTVALSFIVQRPAEEPGFRLDRAEANDRRIQYTTFAYATQRPVGERYAAP, encoded by the coding sequence ATGCGCATTACCCAAGGCACCTTCTCGTATCTGCCCGACTTCACTGATGAGGAGATCACCGCTCAAATCAACTACGCGCTGGACAACGGCTGGCCGTTGTCGGTGGAATTCACCGACGATCCCCACCCGCGCAACACCTACTGGGAGATGTGGGGCCTGCCGATGTTCGACCTCAAAGACCCCGCGGGAGTGTTGATGGAGGTCAATCAGTGCCGGGCCGCCTACCCCAATCACTATGTGCGGCTTAACGCCTACGACGCCAGCCTCGGGCGGATGACCGTCGCGTTGTCGTTCATCGTGCAGCGACCCGCCGAAGAACCCGGCTTCCGGCTCGACCGCGCCGAAGCCAACGACCGCCGCATCCAATACACCACCTTCGCTTACGCCACCCAACGGCCAGTTGGAGAACGCTACGCTGCACCATGA